From a single Rosa rugosa chromosome 7, drRosRugo1.1, whole genome shotgun sequence genomic region:
- the LOC133720027 gene encoding subtilisin-like protease SBT4.15 isoform X1 produces the protein MWILQYLVLVLVSSTCVVATLAQGTNEDGSGVRKPYIVYMGELPEPGSSTMVMTTAGHDNLLKTAIGDADLARVSKIYTYGRSFNGFVARLLPHEAKKLSDDDRVVSVFPNTKLKLHTTRSWDFLGLPGNTKKRNLPIESKIVVGVIDTGIWPACPSMNDSGFGPPPRKWKGKCMKGGNFTGCNNKVIGAKYFMVDDMPGPGYEDNASPVDTDGHGTHTASIVGGVPVRGASLYGIAKGTARGGVPSSRIATYKACWTGGCGDMNILAAFDEAIADGVDLISISVGGPSRNFLQDSIALGSFHAMKRGILVSASAGNDGPYASSVQNVAPWIMTVAATGLDRRLKTLVKLGNGKKISGNSINTFTPKKQMYPLTSGARASNVTSDLYGNASACDIGTLNPQKVKGRIVLCKGQSNQDPTIKDLNGAGTIMTEDEMLDYGYTPIIPATYVLVNDGIKIERYINTTKNPTAVIQRTRTVHMDAPFIASFSSRGPQLITPNILKPDLAAPGINILAAYSKLPSLTGSLEDMRHYSFNILSGTSMSCPHATASAAYVKSFHPDWSPAAIKSALMTTATPLKIKPLEGELAFGAGQIQPIKAVHPGLVYDISMNDYISFLCKEGYNSTSIGKLIGGKKKYNCSAFKPAPGTDGLNYPSMSYLVRNPNSSISAVFLRSVKHVGYGKSVYKAKVTSPKGLSIRVTPSTLTFTKKHQKRSFTVVVKGGTMKGKAESLSALLEWDDGRHRVRSPIVVYRHTTS, from the exons ATGTGGATCTTACAATATCTAGTGCTAGTATTGGTATCCAGTACTTGTGTTGTAGCTACATTGGCTCAAGGAACAAACGAGGATGGTTCTGGCGTTAGGAAG CCTTACATTGTGTACATGGGAGAACTGCCGGAACCCGGATCCTCCACCATGGTCATGACCACAGCCGGCCATGATAACTTGCTCAAGACAGCAATTGGAGA TGCCGACTTAGCCAGAGTATCCAAAATTTATACTTATGGAAGGAGCTTCAACGGCTTCGTAGCCAGATTGTTGCCGCATGAAGCAAAGAAACTATCAG ATGATGATCGGGTTGTTTCAGTGTTTCCAAACACCAAGCTCAAATTACATACAACAAGGTCATGGGATTTCCTAGGATTGCCAGGAAATACGAAGAAACGAAACTTGCCAATAGAGAGCAAGATCGTAGTGGGTGTGATAGATACAG GAATTTGGCCGGCTTGTCCCAGTATGAACGATTCAGGCTTCGgaccacccccaagaaaatggaaaggaaaatgtatGAAGGGCGGTAACTTCACCGGCTGTAACAa CAAGGTAATTGGTGCCAAATACTTCATGGTGGACGACATGCCCGGCCCTGGTTACGAGGACAACGCTAGTCCAGTTGACACTGATGGCCATGGCACTCACACAGCCTCCATTGTTGGTGGTGTACCCGTCCGAGGCGCTAGCCTATATGGCATTGCAAAAGGGACTGCTCGTGGGGGAGTGCCATCGTCACGTATAGCCACGTACAAAGCATGCTGGACTGGTGGCTGCGGTGACATGAACATCTTGGCCGCGTTTGATGAAGCCATTGCTGATGGTGTGGACTTGATATCAATCTCCGTTGGCGGTCCTTCACGGAATTTCCTCCAGGATTCCATTGCTCTCGGATCGTTTCATGCCATGAAGAGAGGGATTTTGGTTTCAGCCTCAGCTGGGAATGATGGACCTTATGCATCCTCTGTTCAGAATGTTGCACCATGGATAATGACTGTGGCTGCTACTGGCCTTGATAGGCGGTTAAAGACTCTAGTTAAGTTGGGCAATGGCAAGAAAATTTCT GGAAATTCAATCAATACCTTCACCCCCAAGAAACAGATGTATCCCCTTACAAGTGGAGCCCGTGCTTCCAACGTTACTTCAGACCTCTACGGAAATGCAAG TGCTTGTGACATTGGGACTTTAAACCCTCAGAAGGTGAAGGGAAGGATTGTGTTGTGCAAAGGGCAAAGTAATCAGGATCCAACTATTAAAGACTTAAATGGGGCAGGAACTATAATGACAGAAGATGAAATGCTTGATTACGGTTACACCCCTATCATCCCAGCTACCTATGTGCTtgttaatgatggaattaagaTTGAGCGGTATATAAACACTACCAA GAACCCTACGGCTGTAATACAGCGGACAAGAACTGTTCATATGGATGCCCCCTTCATTGCTTCTTTCTCTTCGAGAGGACCTCAACTCATAACCCCCAACATCCTCAAG CCTGATCTTGCTGCACCAGGGATAAACATACTAGCTGCATATTCGAAGCTGCCATCTTTAACAGGTAGCCTAGAAGATATGCGCCACTATTCGTTCAACATACTCTCAGGTACATCCATGTCTTGCCCTCATGCAACTGCCTCAGCAGCCTATGTCAAGTCCTTCCACCCAGACTGGTCCCCGGCTGCCATCAAGTCGGCTCTCATGACAACCG CCACACCATTGAAAATCAAACCCCTGGAAGGCGAGTTAGCCTTCGGAGCAGGACAAATACAGCCAATAAAGGCAGTGCATCCTGGCCTAGTCTACGACATTTCCATGAACGACTACATCAGCTTCTTGTGCAAGGAAGGCTACAACAGCACCAGCATTGGAAAGCTTATTGGTGGTAAAAAGAAGTACAACTGCTCAGCTTTTAAACCCGCACCCGGCACCGATGGCCTCAACTATCCTTCAATGTCCTACCTGGTGCGAAATCCGAATTCTAGCATTTCAGCTGTTTTCCTTAGATCGGTGAAGCATGTAGGGTACGGTAAGTCGGTGTACAAGGCAAAGGTGACTTCGCCAAAGGGCCTTTCCATTAGAGTCACCCCGAGTACCTTGACATTCACTAAGAAGCATCAGAAGCGATCCTTCACGGTTGTGGTGAAGGGTGGCACGATGAAAGGAAAGGCAGAGAGTCTGTCTGCTCTACTAGAGTGGGATGATGGTAGGCATAGGGTTAGGAGCCCCATCGTAGTCTACAGGCATACCACATCATAA
- the LOC133720027 gene encoding subtilisin-like protease SBT4.15 isoform X2, giving the protein MGFPRIARKYEETKLANREQDRSGCDRYSMNDSGFGPPPRKWKGKCMKGGNFTGCNNKVIGAKYFMVDDMPGPGYEDNASPVDTDGHGTHTASIVGGVPVRGASLYGIAKGTARGGVPSSRIATYKACWTGGCGDMNILAAFDEAIADGVDLISISVGGPSRNFLQDSIALGSFHAMKRGILVSASAGNDGPYASSVQNVAPWIMTVAATGLDRRLKTLVKLGNGKKISGNSINTFTPKKQMYPLTSGARASNVTSDLYGNASACDIGTLNPQKVKGRIVLCKGQSNQDPTIKDLNGAGTIMTEDEMLDYGYTPIIPATYVLVNDGIKIERYINTTKNPTAVIQRTRTVHMDAPFIASFSSRGPQLITPNILKPDLAAPGINILAAYSKLPSLTGSLEDMRHYSFNILSGTSMSCPHATASAAYVKSFHPDWSPAAIKSALMTTATPLKIKPLEGELAFGAGQIQPIKAVHPGLVYDISMNDYISFLCKEGYNSTSIGKLIGGKKKYNCSAFKPAPGTDGLNYPSMSYLVRNPNSSISAVFLRSVKHVGYGKSVYKAKVTSPKGLSIRVTPSTLTFTKKHQKRSFTVVVKGGTMKGKAESLSALLEWDDGRHRVRSPIVVYRHTTS; this is encoded by the exons ATGGGATTTCCTAGGATTGCCAGGAAATACGAAGAAACGAAACTTGCCAATAGAGAGCAAGATCGTAGTGGGTGTGATAGATACAG TATGAACGATTCAGGCTTCGgaccacccccaagaaaatggaaaggaaaatgtatGAAGGGCGGTAACTTCACCGGCTGTAACAa CAAGGTAATTGGTGCCAAATACTTCATGGTGGACGACATGCCCGGCCCTGGTTACGAGGACAACGCTAGTCCAGTTGACACTGATGGCCATGGCACTCACACAGCCTCCATTGTTGGTGGTGTACCCGTCCGAGGCGCTAGCCTATATGGCATTGCAAAAGGGACTGCTCGTGGGGGAGTGCCATCGTCACGTATAGCCACGTACAAAGCATGCTGGACTGGTGGCTGCGGTGACATGAACATCTTGGCCGCGTTTGATGAAGCCATTGCTGATGGTGTGGACTTGATATCAATCTCCGTTGGCGGTCCTTCACGGAATTTCCTCCAGGATTCCATTGCTCTCGGATCGTTTCATGCCATGAAGAGAGGGATTTTGGTTTCAGCCTCAGCTGGGAATGATGGACCTTATGCATCCTCTGTTCAGAATGTTGCACCATGGATAATGACTGTGGCTGCTACTGGCCTTGATAGGCGGTTAAAGACTCTAGTTAAGTTGGGCAATGGCAAGAAAATTTCT GGAAATTCAATCAATACCTTCACCCCCAAGAAACAGATGTATCCCCTTACAAGTGGAGCCCGTGCTTCCAACGTTACTTCAGACCTCTACGGAAATGCAAG TGCTTGTGACATTGGGACTTTAAACCCTCAGAAGGTGAAGGGAAGGATTGTGTTGTGCAAAGGGCAAAGTAATCAGGATCCAACTATTAAAGACTTAAATGGGGCAGGAACTATAATGACAGAAGATGAAATGCTTGATTACGGTTACACCCCTATCATCCCAGCTACCTATGTGCTtgttaatgatggaattaagaTTGAGCGGTATATAAACACTACCAA GAACCCTACGGCTGTAATACAGCGGACAAGAACTGTTCATATGGATGCCCCCTTCATTGCTTCTTTCTCTTCGAGAGGACCTCAACTCATAACCCCCAACATCCTCAAG CCTGATCTTGCTGCACCAGGGATAAACATACTAGCTGCATATTCGAAGCTGCCATCTTTAACAGGTAGCCTAGAAGATATGCGCCACTATTCGTTCAACATACTCTCAGGTACATCCATGTCTTGCCCTCATGCAACTGCCTCAGCAGCCTATGTCAAGTCCTTCCACCCAGACTGGTCCCCGGCTGCCATCAAGTCGGCTCTCATGACAACCG CCACACCATTGAAAATCAAACCCCTGGAAGGCGAGTTAGCCTTCGGAGCAGGACAAATACAGCCAATAAAGGCAGTGCATCCTGGCCTAGTCTACGACATTTCCATGAACGACTACATCAGCTTCTTGTGCAAGGAAGGCTACAACAGCACCAGCATTGGAAAGCTTATTGGTGGTAAAAAGAAGTACAACTGCTCAGCTTTTAAACCCGCACCCGGCACCGATGGCCTCAACTATCCTTCAATGTCCTACCTGGTGCGAAATCCGAATTCTAGCATTTCAGCTGTTTTCCTTAGATCGGTGAAGCATGTAGGGTACGGTAAGTCGGTGTACAAGGCAAAGGTGACTTCGCCAAAGGGCCTTTCCATTAGAGTCACCCCGAGTACCTTGACATTCACTAAGAAGCATCAGAAGCGATCCTTCACGGTTGTGGTGAAGGGTGGCACGATGAAAGGAAAGGCAGAGAGTCTGTCTGCTCTACTAGAGTGGGATGATGGTAGGCATAGGGTTAGGAGCCCCATCGTAGTCTACAGGCATACCACATCATAA